AAAGAGGAATTGCAGCACTTGGATTCTGGAAACCCCTCCATTGTCCCATCGAGGTTGACATATGCGTTTATGAATACAAACGATGGAAAGCCGCTCCCCATGACATCGGCCCATGCATACCTTGGGGCCCGTGGCATCGTCGAAGGCTTGAGGCGTGGCGCACAGATCATCATTTGTGGGCGTGTTGCTGATGCCAGTCCTGTGATTGCAGCGGCCTGGTTCTGGTACAACTGGAGCGAAACAGACTATGACAGACTTGCTGGAGCACTTATTGCAGGACACCTCATTGAATGTTCGGCATATGTCACTGGGGCCAACTTCGCTGGCTTTGATAAATATCCGCTAGAAGATCTTATTGCTCCAGGATTTCCCATTTCTGAGATCGAGAAGGACGGGACCTGCATCATCACCAAGCACCCGGGAACCCAAGGAGTTGTGAACACTGACACAGTGAAATGCCAATTCCTGTATGAGCTGCAGGGAAACGTCTACCTGAACAGTGATGTTAGTGCACATATTGGTAATATCGCTTTCGAGGGTGTTGGCAAGGACAGGTACTTGTTGATAACCCCTCGTTTTATACTAGCTCTAACAGTAGGCAGAGTCCGTGTATCCGGCGTTAAAGGGTCACCACCGCCTCCCACTACCAAGCTTGCCGTTTTCTACCCTGGAGGGTATGAGGCAGAACTACTTTTGAATGCAACTGGATATGCTACTACGCAGAAGTGGGACCTCCTCGAGAAACAAATCCGTCATTTTCTCCCTGGAGCTGCCGTTAATGACCTTGAAACACTCGAATTCCAGAGGTAAGCAGGCTTCCAGCAGCAGGACATAGCTTTGCGAGAGCAGATGACTGAATCAGCCATAGAGTTGGAGTTCCCGATCCAAATCCCTCCTCTCAGCTAAAGAGTACCACATATATACGCATCTTCATTGCGGCCCACACAGCGCAAGCGGTATCTACCGTCGTAAAGGCACTGGGCCATATCTCACTAAAACACTTCTCCGGTATGTACCCTATATCCCATCGAATGAACAAACAAACTCACCAATAAACAGGCTTCCATGCATCCTCCGACATGCGCACAGCCTTTCCGCGCCCATTCATCGCATATTATCCCGCCATAATCAACCAGTCCGATATCAAAGAGAGGATCAATCTTCTAGACAGCCAATTCAAAACCGCATCCTACGACATTCCGCGCCCATGCCAATACGAACCCCTGCAGCCACGCGAAAGCTACGATCCGATATCACCAACAGTATACAACGGCCCAACGAAGGAGATCCGGCTCGGAGACATCACACTTGCTCGATCGGGCGACAAAGGCGCGAACCTCAACTTTGGTATCTTCGTCTCTGACCCGGCTCATTGGGAGTGGCTCC
This window of the Aspergillus flavus chromosome 8, complete sequence genome carries:
- a CDS encoding uncharacterized protein (of unknown function-domain containing protein), whose protein sequence is MLRDPENRPVKVANCSGYHGDPAYEMYRQATLGDVDFITGDYLAEVNLAKNAEAWRAGKHPGYEETAWQGLQQTIDVIAEKGIRVVINGGALDPRALALKVQALTAEKRLDIRVAYVSGDDLYPQVGPNMPTSKEELQHLDSGNPSIVPSRLTYAFMNTNDGKPLPMTSAHAYLGARGIVEGLRRGAQIIICGRVADASPVIAAAWFWYNWSETDYDRLAGALIAGHLIECSAYVTGANFAGFDKYPLEDLIAPGFPISEIEKDGTCIITKHPGTQGVVNTDTVKCQFLYELQGNVYLNSDVSAHIGNIAFEGVGKDRYLLITPRFILALTVGRVRVSGVKGSPPPPTTKLAVFYPGGYEAELLLNATGYATTQKWDLLEKQIRHFLPGAAVNDLETLEFQRVGVPDPNPSSQLKSTTYIRIFIAAHTAQAVSTVVKALGHISLKHFSGFHASSDMRTAFPRPFIAYYPAIINQSDIKERINLLDSQFKTASYDIPRPCQYEPLQPRESYDPISPTVYNGPTKEIRLGDITLARSGDKGANLNFGIFVSDPAHWEWLRSFMTISRMRDLLGDDWDDSFSIERVEFPHIHAVHFVIYGILGRGVSSSSRLDGYGKGFADYIRDKVVSVPVQFDLKQSTRL